The Desulfobotulus mexicanus genome includes a region encoding these proteins:
- a CDS encoding GNAT family N-acetyltransferase produces MTSKRPAFCIEKALDADIPAMVELLAGLFTLEADFTPDAAKQAAGLSALIREKKALVLTARQENRVIGMVTVQCLISTAEGGEVGLLEDLVVKKGLRGRGIGTALIQEAVRWCRDQGMTRIQLLADRSNTQALVFYHHTGWQATQLVALRHPIPMKQS; encoded by the coding sequence ATGACATCCAAAAGGCCCGCCTTCTGCATTGAAAAAGCCCTTGATGCGGACATCCCCGCCATGGTGGAGCTGCTGGCGGGTCTCTTTACCCTGGAAGCGGATTTTACTCCCGATGCCGCAAAGCAGGCCGCAGGCCTTTCCGCCCTGATCCGTGAAAAAAAAGCTCTTGTGCTCACGGCCAGACAGGAAAACCGGGTCATCGGCATGGTAACGGTACAATGTCTCATCTCCACCGCAGAAGGCGGAGAGGTGGGGCTTCTGGAGGATCTGGTGGTAAAGAAGGGGCTCCGGGGCCGGGGCATCGGCACGGCGCTGATTCAGGAGGCCGTCCGCTGGTGCCGGGATCAGGGCATGACCCGCATCCAGCTCCTTGCCGATCGCAGCAACACCCAGGCCCTTGTTTTTTATCACCATACGGGATGGCAGGCCACCCAGCTTGTGGCCCTGCGCCATCCCATTCCGATGAAGCAGAGCTGA
- a CDS encoding (2Fe-2S) ferredoxin domain-containing protein yields MALPQHTILVCASFRVSGDPQGVCHKKGAASLLPYIEEEILDRGLDAQVVSTGCLKQCEKGPVLVVYPQNVWYGGVESESSVDAILDAMEEGAICQELALGQAP; encoded by the coding sequence ATGGCCCTTCCCCAGCACACCATCCTTGTATGCGCCAGCTTCCGCGTTTCCGGCGACCCCCAGGGTGTCTGCCACAAAAAGGGCGCTGCCAGCCTCTTACCTTATATAGAAGAAGAAATCCTCGACCGGGGTCTGGATGCCCAGGTGGTCAGCACTGGCTGCCTCAAGCAATGCGAAAAAGGCCCGGTATTGGTGGTCTATCCCCAGAATGTCTGGTACGGCGGCGTGGAGTCAGAATCTTCAGTGGACGCCATTCTCGATGCCATGGAGGAAGGGGCCATCTGTCAGGAACTTGCACTTGGACAGGCCCCATGA
- the nifB gene encoding nitrogenase cofactor biosynthesis protein NifB — protein sequence MSSIFDNHPCFNKAARKTHGRVHLPVAPRCNIQCRFCDRKFDCVNESRPGVASGILSPYQALVYLDHVFAEKKNISVVGIAGPGDPFANADETMETLRLVRQQYPDILLCLATNGLGIGPYIKELANLKVSHVTLTMNAVDPEIASRIYAWVRHGKRVRQAMEGSEILLEKQSEALIQLKAHGIAVKVNSILIPGINEDHIPEVARTAASLGADIFNCIPYYPNPGSAFGHMEEPGKDLVQRVRAASAIHLPQMTHCTRCRADAVGCLGEQESPSLMAKLKACEAMPKMPDNYRPADEDSCRILSPKRPFIAVGSREGILVNQHLGEADTLLIFREKDGDFELVDTRSTPPKGGGESRWEDMAALLSDCRMLLVNGIGERPKTVLLQSGVDVAEVEGLIETALTPAFSGASLMHLKTRSIKACSGAGAGVCGA from the coding sequence ATGTCATCCATCTTTGATAACCATCCCTGCTTCAACAAGGCCGCACGTAAAACCCATGGACGGGTGCATCTGCCCGTGGCTCCCCGGTGCAACATCCAGTGCCGTTTCTGCGACCGCAAATTCGACTGCGTCAACGAAAGCCGTCCCGGAGTGGCAAGCGGCATCCTCTCACCCTATCAGGCGCTGGTCTATCTCGACCATGTGTTCGCGGAAAAAAAGAACATCTCCGTGGTGGGCATCGCAGGCCCCGGCGATCCCTTTGCCAATGCCGATGAAACCATGGAAACCCTGCGCCTTGTACGCCAGCAGTATCCGGACATCCTGCTCTGCCTTGCCACCAACGGCCTTGGCATCGGGCCTTACATCAAAGAGCTGGCAAATCTCAAGGTCAGCCATGTGACCCTGACCATGAACGCCGTAGATCCTGAGATCGCAAGCCGCATCTATGCCTGGGTACGCCACGGTAAACGGGTACGTCAGGCCATGGAAGGCTCCGAGATTCTCCTTGAAAAACAAAGCGAAGCCCTGATTCAACTCAAAGCCCATGGCATTGCCGTAAAAGTGAACAGCATCCTCATTCCCGGCATAAACGAAGACCACATTCCCGAAGTGGCCCGCACCGCAGCTTCCCTTGGCGCGGACATTTTCAACTGCATTCCCTACTACCCCAACCCCGGCTCGGCCTTTGGCCATATGGAGGAGCCGGGAAAAGATCTTGTGCAAAGAGTCCGGGCAGCATCGGCCATTCATCTCCCCCAGATGACCCACTGCACCCGCTGCCGGGCCGATGCCGTGGGCTGCCTTGGGGAACAGGAAAGTCCCAGCCTCATGGCCAAGCTTAAAGCCTGCGAGGCCATGCCCAAAATGCCGGACAATTACAGGCCAGCAGATGAAGATTCCTGCCGCATCCTCAGCCCCAAGCGGCCTTTCATCGCCGTGGGGAGCAGAGAAGGGATTCTCGTGAATCAGCACCTTGGCGAGGCGGATACCCTTCTGATCTTCCGGGAAAAGGACGGAGACTTTGAACTGGTGGATACCCGCTCCACACCGCCCAAAGGCGGAGGCGAATCCCGGTGGGAAGATATGGCCGCCCTTCTTTCCGACTGCCGTATGCTCCTTGTGAATGGCATTGGGGAGCGCCCAAAAACCGTGCTGCTCCAGTCCGGCGTGGATGTGGCCGAAGTGGAGGGACTCATTGAAACCGCCCTGACCCCCGCCTTTTCCGGAGCATCTCTGATGCATCTGAAAACCCGCAGCATCAAGGCCTGTTCCGGCGCTGGCGCTGGGGTATGCGGGGCATGA